In Zingiber officinale cultivar Zhangliang chromosome 1A, Zo_v1.1, whole genome shotgun sequence, the DNA window TATAAAACATTAATTATTCCCCCATTCAATCCTCTCCGATCTTCTTTGATATAGTTCGGATCTTTGATTCCGAAATGTTAAGCTCAACAAGCATACAACACAGAGTAGAGAGTCTTCTTTCACTCTTTTTGCATTGACTGAAAGCCACATTGATTTGCAATCACTCTATTCTTAGGAAtggagtctcttcaacctttttGCAGCATGAATAAAGCCCTCAATGACCTGCTTCTCATCCAGTTGCTTCTTGCAAATGGGTCGTTATGTAAATCCATAGGATAAGACGTCAAAAATTTAAACCACACCTAAGAGCACACCAATCACACTAAGGCAGACTGATGAGTACCTGAGAGAGGAAATGGCACTGCACTCCATGAACCATTTGTTCCTTTGTTGGGTTTGGGTTACCACTCACCTGCACCATTTTGAAACTTGTTTTGGGTTTTCAAATATCTGTCAGAAGTTCTTTGAACAGGAAATTATTAACGCGGACTTACCAGATCGAAGTGCCTCCAGTATCTCCACAAGGTAGTTGTCCCAAGTCTTGACAAATTTACTCTCTGTTAATGATCTACAAAGCGTAAGCATAAGTTTCAAATACGATAATATGTGCTTACCAGATCATATATGCATGAGCATGAatcctattttttattttttttccagtgAGATAACTTTGTATTATTAATGTTGCCCTACAAGTAGAACAGTCATTGAAAGTGCAACATACAGCGAAAAACATAACTTACTGTTTGAGTCTTAAATCCATTGGATTGAGTGTTATCATAGCCACTCCGGCCATTAAATTCTCCACAAGATATCAATGACCTGGTATGTGGAACCCCTGTCTTTCTTGACTTGTAGAATTCTGAACCAGCTGTGAACAAATAATAGTCCATGAACATACAGATGAAATAAGAATACTACTAGgaatcagatttcaatttttatcTGGATTGTTTGTAAGAAAGCAAAAAATTTACCACAAACAGAGGTGCTGTAGAAAGTACCATAGActatttcatcttcatcctcatctcCAGTTGGGGTTTCTAGAACACTCAAAGCATTTCTCTGAAGCTTTACTTCCACCCCATTCTTCAGGACCTGTTTGTAAATTCAATTGGTTTTTACCACATGTTCATTAATGTAAGGTTGATATTTAAGAAATAATGATATAAATGAATCCAACCAAGTAATCTGCAATTTTAAGTTTCTGTAAATCATGCATCTGATATGACAAAATGACTAATCTTATAGTCAATGATTGTTGAAGCTCTTCATGGACTACAATCTGCTGGCACTTTTAAAAATCTATAAGCATTGCTAAACATCTTGCATAAAAATCATGATATCAAGAATATTCAACAAATTTTGTAGAATGAATTCTAGATTGCTTATCCATATAGATAAAACAGAAATTTTTACAGGGTACAAATAGAATAACAATACCTGTTTGATGAGATTTTCAGTGTGGATCATTCATGTAAAAGAATGATAATTGTACTCATTCCTTTCAAAGGAAAGTACAAACAATAACAAATTGGGGAACGCAATTCTCGACAGCAAATTTCAAAGAAGACAGACAAGTTGAATCAGATGTAGCCTAGCTGAGTTTTCCAACTTAGCATATTAAGTGTCAGATTCAGTTTAAAACAAATTTATCCACAGAAATAGTAAATTCTTCCACGGATACACAATAATTTTACACAGACTAGCTGAATCTACTGTGTTAATAAAAAAAGGGGGTGTTACCAGCCAATGCCAACCACCAAGTCCAACAGCCTTCTTGACAACTCCTTGCAACCCAACCAAAACTGATTTTGTCCTATTGTTACCAGTAATGATGACTTTAGTGTGTCTAGGAAGCACTGAGAGTTCTTCTCCACTTTCTTCCTGAGATGAACAAGGTGTATGACCTGCGCAGAATTCAGCCTCCATCTGAAAAGGGcaaaaaaacattatttttaattatttataaaccaTGGAATATAAGAAATTAACACTAATCCAACTTCTAAATGGCCTTTACTGAATATAATAATTACATGATCATACAAAAGAGGGAATGGATGTGCTTGCAATTACAAGGTAGACTTCCAACTTGTATAATTCCTTCAATCATAAGGTCTCATTACATTGTTAGTGCACAGGACAAGCTTTGGCCAGTTGCACCAAGAGTCAGTAAAAGGGCTGGCTAAGGGAGCAAGAATGATACGAGTGAGTAGACCATCCAATCTACTCCAAGATAATTAGAAACAGGTACACGAGTTGTAAGGTAACGGGACCCCCACTAAAAAAACAGTAACCCACATGGATTGCGACTGCAACTTGTTAGTCAAGGACAGACAGCTATGGGAGGTGACAGCAAATGCAAGAAGCGGGCCTTGTGGTGGGACTTCAATACTAAATGTAACCCAGCGTTTCAGGTTGAAACAGGCTGGTTGATGTGAAACAATTGGAAGAAATTACAAAAAAAGATTGCTTAATTTTTAGGTCCCCCAGTTTAGAAAATTATTGATGGAAGTCATGATGATCGTATTGTGCCAACCAATGTGAAAGCGATAGAACTAGAATTTGAGGTTCATCTGATTTTATCCACTAATAAACTTcaattctaaattatcaagttttTCATCTTTTCACAAAGATTAAGAAGAGAAGGCATGCATTTAGTTTCAGATATTCTATTGGAAAGCTACAATAAAAGAGGAAAACTATATTTTAGCATTAATTACGTagttttgtataaaaaaaatgtaaCTTTTTTCTAGCAAGGTTACACTAATATTTTTAATCCATATCaacaataattttataaaaaaatcgtGCATTACTATGAAAGCATGGATCAATTGACGTTGTAGAGACAGAAATCATAGAATCTACCAGAGACTAGATCAAAAGGTCAGATGGAATGGATTCCATTACACTAACGCATCGGACAAAccttctactaaaccattttctCGAGGAAAAAAGTAGCAATTTCAAAAGGAATAAAGGTTCAAGCTACTTCTTTTCACCTGGAAAGAAGGGGGAAATGCACCGAAGTTCCGCTCAAAATCCAAAAAATCTGAGATCATAACCAATTCCAGAAATCGAATCCAATTCCAAATACCAAGAAAGAAACCAAGTCGAATCAAATGGATCCATACCAATCCGTAGATAAGAAAGAAGTTGAAAAGGTAAATAGCAACTTTGAAATCGGAAACGCACCCCAATGCCTCGATCCAGCAGAGTACATAACAGGAACCCGAAGAATCGCAGAAAATGCTGCGTCAGCGGAAACTGCAGCCCCGTGTTTTCTttctcaaaaaagaaaaaaaaaatcgccAAATTGCACCTGGAGAATGGATATAATCGCTACTGAGGTTAGGGTTTAGGACCAGATGAGAAGAGACGAGAGATAAAGCAGAGCAGAGCAGAGCAGAGGAGAGGACGAGGCATAAAATTCTTCCGGCCAACTGCCGAAGAAGTAACGTTAGTAGGAATGGCACCTGCATCCTGCGCCCAACAGCATACCCTCCTCAAACCATCATTCGGTCATACGCCGGGGACCCGCCCTTCGATCACGATCAGAACACATCTGGTTGCTTTTGCAAACTGGTAAGACCTTGTGGCGCCGATTGTGGTGCAGATATTATTATCATGGTCCGGTCGGCTTCAATTATTAATGGAACATTAAATAGGGGATGATATTTGATGGAGCGGTTCAAATTTGGTGGAAAATGAGCCGGCGGTAACTTTGACGCAGAGGGCCCATCAAACTCATCAGACGCGCAGATTGACAGTGTCAGTACCGACACAAAACTCCAATTTTAAGGGTCGAGCGAGGGGAGCCCGCCACATGTCCCCCTTGTGGGTTCAGAGTCTGGACAGAAGAAATGTTCACAATGATTGGGAATCAATGAATCAGGGTTTTCGTCCTGTAACCCTAAAATAACCTCAAACCCCTCTCTTTAGATTTACTAAGAAGTCTCATTCTTCGTTACTCTTGATGATCCTATTTTAGGGTTTAAGGTTTATGAGAGAATTTGGAGTTTCAAGCTTCTGAGTAAGTCGAGCAAGCTGAGTCGATCGCACAAGCCAATCATGCCAAGTGGACTGATCAAGCTAGAGGACGTCTCATTCCATTATACCTATTTCGTAGTTTAAGATGTAGAAGCATACCACCTTTGTTACAAGTAATATTGTTTTCCAAATCATCATTCTAAAACTAAAACACATCAAAAGCATGAGCAGATCAGATGTGTATTAGTGATCCTGTCAACTACATACATCATTTACAAGCAACAAATGGTTCAATCAACACCTCTACAATCAATCCCCAGTTATCAAGTCAAGAGTCGAGTTCTTTCAGCTGCTCCTTTTCCCTGCTCGAAGTGAAAACTGATAATCATGGCTTTAAAAGTAAACAAGCTAGAAACACCAGCACAAGCTTCTTAATTTGTCTCTTTATTTGCTGTTATGATCTTCTGGTGGTTGATGAAGGAGTTCACCATGACAAAGCTTCTGCTAGCTGTTTTGCCAAGTAGAGTTTGAGATTATTTCCACCTCCTATCCAGAGAGCAGCAATCTTGAAGAAATAATAAgtatgggcttaaacaatctTAGCCCACAATTCgatataaattaatgaaaaacactttcagttttggtaaagaaagaaaaagacctcAAGGCATTCTAGTTATATCTACCTCATGCTAAATGTTTATGCTCAAACGAGGAGGAAGACTCATCATAATCTCCCTAACATTCATCCAAACCAACTCTTTGCTTGCTAGAGAACGTCGAGTGTCAATGTAAAATTATATGTAATTGGTATCAATCATACCTCAGGTCAGCAGGTCAAACCAATCTATCGCACTTACGTATTCCAGAGCATCGAGTTCAGGAACTGACCACCCGAGTTGGGTCAACAAATTGGCATCTTTATGTCGACCTCCCAAGACTCTGAGGTCCCTGAGCTCTCCCCTTCAAAGGCTCTGAGCTCCCTAAGCTCTTTACTCTAAGCTCCCTAATCTGAACTTCCAAAGCTCCCTACTCTGAGCTTTCTAAGCTCTTCCTTTCAAGCTTTTGCAATCACTTGCATGGTTATTGGCTGCAAGCAGACACGAGCCATGATTCTCCCAATCATCATCTCTGCAGTTAGTGGTCAGTAACAGCTGAACGATCGGCATTAATGAAAGCTGCCATAATTAATGCTGGCTGGAACGGTGAACAATTTTAAGAAATTGTAGGCACGATCTCCACAAGTAACTCCCAATCCCACACCTATAAATACCAAGTTATGTCGGTATTTGAGGGGATCTCGCtctttctagttttttttttttattctcttgACCCTTCCACACATTTCACATCCTGAGACTGACATAAGCATTGAAGGAGTTTTGCCGGACAACTCGGGTGCCCCCTAACTTTTGCTCTCTTGTGTGCAAATCAAATCACACCTCCTCCTCAATATCCAATTGAATTGCAGATTTCCGCAGCATGATCAATAATCACTGAGACAAGGTTTGGTATCCAAGTTGAAGTTTCAAGAAATATCATTCTTAAGAAAAATAATTCCACGAATTTCTAAAACTCATGTTTGGAATccaatttgatgattttaatttataatgaaAATTTACAGCTTGGGCACAAAGCCATATGACTTGGCATCACAACAAGACActgcaacaaaaaaaataaaataaaacacacacacatcacaaacaGATTTTATGATATATACGGTTATTTAATAACCAATAACAACATAAAAGGATGCGCGTCTTCATATCAAACAAAAGGAGCAGCTATCTATTTTTCAACACACTGAATAACTATAAAAACCTAAAGTGGATATGCTGTTAATTCATTAAGAGCAAAAGGATATGATATTACTACTCCTAAGCTAATAGAGAAAGATCAAGATGAGAGTTATAGATCACATCTCCTTGTTGGTTTTGTAATATGACTATAGTTAGTATCAtgaaatatcatgaaatgagttgAAACAAGAGAAAAACAACTAAATTACAAGTCAAATGGCGTTGTTGTTGTATAAAGTTGAGGGCAACGTTCCCTTGGGAAGAAAGTGTGACCCATATACCTTCAGTACATTGTTCTTATTCTTGCATGAAAACTTGACCAAAATCTCCAGATGAATATACAGAAAGCAGTGTAAAAAAAACAACAGACTAGTTTTAGCCGATCTTAGTTTATGATACTCAGAATCAGCTACGACAGTTAGATGAAGATCCAAATGCCAGAGATCTTAATAAGGTAGGTAAGAAGACGGTAAGTTCCCTAGAGTCCACCTATGGCATTTCCCTGAGGAAAGGATATATAGTTTCTAATTTAAGTATACAAATTGGTGCTACCAATAAGTTTAGAGAGGATAAAACTTGTATGAAGATCCTCTTCACTAAAGATGTGATGAAGTGGTTCATATAACGTCACAGTTTGGTTTAGCTGCATTTTGACACAATAAATAGGTGTTGCAGTTTGATATAGTAGCTTTCCCAGTTTTATCATTCTGCAATTCAGCTATCATGGTTTGATCAAGATGCCAAAGTTTAGTTTTGTTGTATATTGGCACATTAGATAGATGTCCCATGTTGACTACAATATGCAATACAGTTTGGTTATGCTAAGTGATACAATTTAATTATAGTCGGTTCACAATTACAGTAGGTGTCACAGTTTCATTGAGGTGCCACAACTCAATTTGGTTACTTAATGTCACAGTAGGTGGGTGCCCCATGTTGTTGTCGTATGTGTAATATTTTGATTATAGTAGGTGCCACTCTTTTGTTGAGGTGTCATAGTATGATTTTGCAATGTATTGGCATAGCAAGTAGGTTTCACAGTGAGATTAAGTAAGGTGTCAATAGTTTTCATTGTACTAAGTGCTGCAATTCAGTATAAGAAGACAAACAACTTTGATATTAGTATTGACTGTGTCATTATATAAAAACCCTCAGCAAATTCCCCTTCAAATAAGTACTAAGTGCTGCAATTCATCCAATGACCAACACTCTGCTTCAAATGATAATAACAAGACCAAATTAAGAAACTCAAACATGAAACACTTGCTTTGCCGAGTGTTAAAACCAGTGAATATAGCCAAAAAGAAGTTGCAGCGAGAGTTTTCAGAAGAATACCTCTTTGGATAACCTCCATCATTGAATATTGCAAATGCAAGATTTCCCTGCCACTGCAAATTCCCCTTCCTCCGGCGCACTGCGTATTGCAAAGCAAAACATTAAATCAATATATTTGTAATGTTCTTAAACAAAAGAGCTGACCTTGAATGGAACACTTGGACATGAGCAAGGTCTCTGCCATGGGCATCAGGCCAGCTAACTTTCCTTCTTCCATCCCTCACCATCACCTGTTGCGGCCGCTGCTCTTCCTCCCTGATTGGCTTCTTAAGGTTGCTCTTcaaaggagaaggaagaggaggaggaggaggaggaggaggaggaggagggggcaGTTGTTGGTCGACAGGATCAGCGCCATGGCCGTTGACACGGGCGGTGGCCCTGTTGCCCTCCCTCCCCTCACTGCTCTTGCTGTTGTGCAGCGTGATGGGTGCGTAGCAGGAGCACAGCGAGGAGGTGCTCTCACTGTCTTCTCCTGAAGTCGACAGGATCATGGCGTTTGTGTGAAGGTCGGATTGCAGGGAAGAGGAGGGAAGAAGACAAGCGGTGGACTGTAAAAGGAAGGAGGGAAAGGGAAGAGCGAGGAAGGAGACGGTGTCATGTCAAAAAGTTGGTAGGTGCATGCCAGTGCCAGGGATGATGGATGGCTGCTGCTGGCTTTTTGTTGCCACTCTCCCTGTGGTGTGGCTGGCACTCGCTTTAGGCGCAAAAGAAGCACCTTTTAACCACAACTCCATGAGTGAGGTTGCACTATAATGCTCTACTTTGGTTCTTATTCATCCTCTAGCTCGGACTTCGTCTGGTAGTTTCTCCCTAAGTTAAAGAGAAAATCTATGGAAATTAGATAACAGAAAACAAAGATTAGAATACATActttcccaaaaaaaaaaaaaaaaaaaaaagttatgcaTGTAAAATTGTAAATGGCGGAAAACTGCAGAATTTCATTACATATCTTCCAAGACATTTTTTCAGGgattttttttatcagttttGTAAAGAATTCCATGCAGATAACATAATAATCAGGTTTAGTCTCTGAACTCGCTTACCCAGCATCCATCTTTCTTTCTGTTGCTGCTTGCAAGTAAGGATGGTTGCAGGTTGCCAATGCAAGAAGCCATCAGTCTCGAACAGGATGAAAAGAAGCCCAGCCAGCTCTATCGTGGCTGATACATCTCGTGGATTCCATTATTTTATATTGTTGTCAGATAAACTAGAGAGCCTTGGCAAAGAACAATGAGACGAAAGGAATGGTACGGCATTTGCTTTTCTGAAGTGGAATCCACTGAATGTTGCATTCCACCCTCCTTTTGAATAGAATGGTGCTAAAAGAAGAATATATTCATATTGATTATTTTAAATGTacgaaagataataaattaaaataataaaaatttacaaTGATTTTCTGTAGATCGGTAATCGACAATGGTGAAATTtactgtcggaagagcgatcacaagatcgaaaagtcctccacgattccacgaaccaaatcctaCCGCCTCAGATGTCCTTCTCTAACTCTCGTTGTCTTCGTTTTCTTCTTCGTtcatttgttttcttccttgaatGATCATTGGAcgctcccctttatatagggaaataaccCAGGGTCATAATgaacttttccattatgagtagtggggaatgTGGGTCATGTTTTCACGTTTCCCACTttcccatttcctacatctcccactcgttCAAGATAaatcactaagactagttcattcagatAAGTCACAAAGATTAGTTAATCATGAAGATTAAAtgagtcacatagactatttgagagtttAGTCACATATACCATATTAGAACATCccatccatacttagagaaaatggttcgtacgACAACAActacactgagcgatagttgctaagaagattattACATCTTTACTTACCCActctttgagcaatcaatgctaataaaattgttacactttacttagctgctcaaataaattagagactcaTTCTTCATGACACATAGcttctttcctggtggcacatagcctttatccaagatccatccaatcttcaagtgacacaccGCCATTATCTTAGAGATATCGATGTCTTGCTATTtatccagattaaataatttttatttacatcaatatgaatatctctaatcccttataatgaccattatgtcaagagcatgttccatatccaatattcacattcatttctatacataacagaaatgggtcgaccagtgaataacatcaaaagatgtaaatatatttaatcttcctttttaactagaatctattcattttaatctgTCGCTtttctagttatgctccatagaccgaatcatccatagccataagatgcacgctaaagtagcagacactaattaaaacttcaagtaaacagctaaatagtcactaaggtaaaaaactgagattaacttataattataatctcaaaggtctcacatagtaaagaaacagggatccattctcctactacctttattgtcacaatagcatatgtggtATGAATCGCATATTACgatgttattttctttactaaaaagagcgcatgtttttctcaattttaacatcgtacagatttcgatctagacatacctaatatctaatcctgaattcaacatatgaattctaatctggccttcaacagattcagtaaatggtgggttcatttacttcgatcattattaacacataaatgatctcatcttgacacaattatcaaggcgacctcaacttatggatGTGTCTCTAATTTCAGCTACATAAGTTATTCTATAAGTAACAGTTTTACccctatttatacttaacaaatagagatgattgtccatacgagtggaccaatctccacctgccaacatgctcaccgagatcttatatgaatgtaataaatacaacatatacactgaataaattatgacaaatgacacaatcataacacaaagtctgattgttatttcaatattgctACATTTtatgaagtcccaaagactttacatgttctttaaatgactctttagtcattggcttaataaaaggatctgcaagcatagcgcatgtagggacatactcaagaattacttaccttttagccacaatatctctcacaaaattatatttaatttctatatgcttgcctttgctataatatttgggatccttagaaaaaactattgcagcttgactgtcacagtagataGTTATTGggctcccactatcctcagcaattttcaaaTGCTTCAGGAATCTTCTCAActagactgcttcttgcacagccgctgaacatgccacatattcagcttccatagttgacaaagctacacaagcttgtttcttgctgttccaagagatggcgccaccattcaacaagaatgcacagcctgatgtggattttctatcatccaggtctccagcccaatctgcatctgaataacctttcaaactcatatctgatccttgaaaacaaagacaataatctattgtcgccttcagatatctgaatatcctttttaccgccttctagtgtctcgatcctgggtttgattgGAAGTAACTTACCAAGCACataacatagctgatatcggaaCGTGTACATaatatagtgtacatcaaactatcaatagcactggcatatgattttttattcatctaagctatttcctctggagttttagaacatatactcttgctcaacacagtatctttcacaataggtgtctgttctatgttgcaattagacatgctgaaatgatgtaacatcttatttatataagactcttgtggcagacccaaaagtcttttaggacgatctcttatgatcttcactcctaagatgtattcagatcatcccatatctgttgtatcaaattgtgatggcagtcacttcttgacttcattcacatatcctatgacATTTCcaactatcagcatatcatcaacatataatgataaaatggcatactttcttttttcccttttcaggaaaacacaatgatcctcattgatcatctcgaaaccataagataaaacgacttcgttaaatcttatgttccattgtcttgacacttactttagcccatatataaactttttaagtctacatactttctgctcttgaccttcagcaatgaaaccttctggttgaaccatatagatttcttcgtcaagatcatcGTTAAGGAATACAgtttttacatctatttgatataattccaagtcataatgtgtcacaaaggccaaaataactcatattgacacaaatttcactataggagaaaatgtctcttcaaaggcAATACcatccatttgggtatatccttttgcaactaaacgagctttgtatctattAATCGATCCATTTGCTTTCCTTTTTatcttgagaatccacttattcccaataactcttcggcccggaggaaaatcgaccaagtcccaaacatgattctgaatcatggactcaatctcttcaaccattgcagctttccatttttctctaactctacatcctaATACtacctcaatggattgaggttcgtcatcgtcaattggaagtgttaccaatgcctcattctcaatatcaaacctcttcttaggtttaacCTTACGAACGCTTCTTTataagttgggttgttgagaagtcaactcatgactcggcatatcactcccactcggttgactagactcaagtgccccttttgacacctctcttgttgataatatcttatcctcctcaaatagaggaatatttttatcaacatcacctctgattgggaactctatttcgagaaaagtcgcatctctcgagtctatttcggagatggttccatctagttactcacctatgaaaacataacctttggaggtctcatgatatcttataaagatatatttcttacctctaggccctagttttccatacttatGAGAACTATTATGAACATAAGTAGCTGatccccagggtctcagattactcaaatctggtttcttgcttgtccaacgttcatatggggtagatggaactgactttgaagacactttgttaagtatatatgcTGCAATTAATAATGTATccccccaataggagattgacaaattagcttgcgctatcatagacctaactatttcaagaagagttatatttcttctttcagctaccccattttactgtggagttccagggattgtcagttgtctaataatccctctatcattatatattatcttgaacatatcagacaaatactcccctctACAGTCAGtgtgtaaagtcttaactttacgttccgtttgattcccaacttcgttcatataacgaatgaagcaatctaatatttcagatttgtgagaaatcaaatacacatgaccgaacctaaagaaatcatcaataaatgtaatgaaataggaagctccatgtctagccttcacattcattagaccacaaatattcgaatgaattaactacaatgttgattcagatctaatagccttaccaaatgattttctagttgcttttccagcaagacaatgctcacatatagacaattgaatcttagcccgagtgtctaatagaccctctctagccaaccaattcatacgttcttgtcctatgtgtcctaatctagcatgtcaaacctcatcagttatatctgcatcactagttagagcaatgtttaaaaaacaatcatcaatagcataattgacatctggttctacatcaaaaaccataaaaccatttgttaaaaaatcatgtccgattgacactgagtca includes these proteins:
- the LOC122028581 gene encoding uncharacterized protein LOC122028581 isoform X5, giving the protein MLLGAGCRCNLAIFFFFFEKENTGLQFPLTQHFLRFFGFLLCTLLDRGIGMEAEFCAGHTPCSSQEESGEELSVLPRHTKVIITGNNRTKSVLVGLQGVVKKAVGLGGWHWLVLKNGVEVKLQRNALSVLETPTGDEDEDEIVYAGSEFYKSRKTGVPHTRSLISCGEFNGRSGYDNTQSNGFKTQTRVNLSRLGTTTLWRYWRHFDLVSGNPNPTKEQMVHGVQCHFLSQQLDEKQVIEGFIHAAKRLKRLHS
- the LOC122028581 gene encoding uncharacterized protein LOC122028581 isoform X1, with the protein product MLLGAGCRCNLAIFFFFFEKENTGLQFPLTQHFLRFFGFLLCTLLDRGIGMEAEFCAGHTPCSSQEESGEELSVLPRHTKVIITGNNRTKSVLVGLQGVVKKAVGLGGWHWLVLKNGVEVKLQRNALSVLETPTGDEDEDEIVYGTFYSTSVCAGSEFYKSRKTGVPHTRSLISCGEFNGRSGYDNTQSNGFKTQTRVNLSRLGTTTLWRYWRHFDLVSGNPNPTKEQMVHGVQCHFLSQKQLDEKQVIEGFIHAAKRLKRLHS
- the LOC122028581 gene encoding uncharacterized protein LOC122028581 isoform X3, which gives rise to MLLGAGCRCNLAIFFFFFEKENTGLQFPLTQHFLRFFGFLLCTLLDRGIGMEAEFCAGHTPCSSQEESGEELSVLPRHTKVIITGNNRTKSVLVGLQGVVKKAVGLGGWHWLVLKNGVEVKLQRNALSVLETPTGDEDEDEIVYGTFYSTSVCAGSEFYKSRKTGVPHTRSLISCGEFNGRSGYDNTQSNGFKTQTRVNLSRLGTTTLWRYWRHFDLVSGNPNPTKEQMVHGVQCHFLSQQLDEKQVIEGFIHAAKRLKRLHS
- the LOC122028581 gene encoding uncharacterized protein LOC122028581 isoform X7 — its product is MEAEFCAGHTPCSSQEESGEELSVLPRHTKVIITGNNRTKSVLVGLQGVVKKAVGLGGWHWLVLKNGVEVKLQRNALSVLETPTGDEDEDEIVYGTFYSTSVCAGSEFYKSRKTGVPHTRSLISCGEFNGRSGYDNTQSNGFKTQTRVNLSRLGTTTLWRYWRHFDLVSGNPNPTKEQMVHGVQCHFLSQKQLDEKQVIEGFIHAAKRLKRLHS
- the LOC122028581 gene encoding uncharacterized protein LOC122028581 isoform X6, translated to MISDFLDFERNFGAFPPSFQMEAEFCAGHTPCSSQEESGEELSVLPRHTKVIITGNNRTKSVLVGLQGVVKKAVGLGGWHWLVLKNGVEVKLQRNALSVLETPTGDEDEDEIVYGTFYSTSVCAGSEFYKSRKTGVPHTRSLISCGEFNGRSGYDNTQSNGFKTQTRVNLSRLGTTTLWRYWRHFDLVSGNPNPTKEQMVHGVQCHFLSQKQLDEKQVIEGFIHAAKRLKRLHS
- the LOC122028581 gene encoding uncharacterized protein LOC122028581 isoform X4, producing the protein MLLGAGCRCNLAIFFFFFEKENTGLQFPLTQHFLRFFGFLLCTLLDRGIGMEAEFCAGHTPCSSQEESGEELSVLPRHTKVIITGNNRTKSVLVGLQGVVKKAVGLGGWHWLVLKNGVEVKLQRNALSVLETPTGDEDEDEIVYAGSEFYKSRKTGVPHTRSLISCGEFNGRSGYDNTQSNGFKTQTRVNLSRLGTTTLWRYWRHFDLVSGNPNPTKEQMVHGVQCHFLSQKQLDEKQVIEGFIHAAKRLKRLHS
- the LOC122028581 gene encoding uncharacterized protein LOC122028581 isoform X2 — protein: MLLGAGCRCNLAIFFFFFEKENTGLQFPLTQHFLRFFGFLLCTLLDRGIGMEAEFCAGHTPCSSQEESGEELSVLPRHTKVIITGNNRTKSVLVGLQGVVKKAVGLGGWHWLVLKNGVEVKLQRNALSVLETPTGDEDEDEIVYGTFYSTSVCAGSEFYKSRKTGVPHTRSLISCGEFNGRSGYDNTQSNGFKTQTRVNLSRLGTTTLWRYWRHFDLVSGNPNPTKEQMVHGVQCHFLSQNDPFARSNWMRSRSLRALFMLQKG
- the LOC122028622 gene encoding WASP homolog-associated protein with actin, membranes and microtubules-like; translated protein: MILSTSGEDSESTSSLCSCYAPITLHNSKSSEGREGNRATARVNGHGADPVDQQLPPPPPPPPPPPPLPSPLKSNLKKPIREEEQRPQQVMVRDGRRKVSWPDAHGRDLAHVQVFHSSAPEEGEFAVAGKSCICNIQ